From a region of the Ovis aries strain OAR_USU_Benz2616 breed Rambouillet chromosome 10, ARS-UI_Ramb_v3.0, whole genome shotgun sequence genome:
- the LOC114116704 gene encoding LOW QUALITY PROTEIN: golgin-45-like (The sequence of the model RefSeq protein was modified relative to this genomic sequence to represent the inferred CDS: inserted 1 base in 1 codon; substituted 1 base at 1 genomic stop codon) gives MTTLESLETKVILTSSPIRGAGDGMETEEPPKSIEVTPGIQPITHHILQSPRKKAVPSESPGVLQLGKILAEKAVEVEAVRILVPKAAISHSIPXKNAKVMSLGHHKGELLGQPEGVIEPRNELSEVKNTLEKLKNSERRLLQDKEGLSNQLRVQSEVNPELKKLLVASVGDDLQYHFECVAREKNQLILENEALGQNTAQLSEQLERMSIQCDVRRSKFLASRVMADELTNSRAVLXHQNRDAQSAIQDLLSEWEQFRQEMIATQKLLEELLVSLQWGREQTYYPSGQPHSMAELALTNHKLAKAVNSHLLGNVGTNGQKKVPSTVEFCSTPAEKIAETVLRILDPVTCTESSPDNPFSESSPTILLATKKNIGRFHPYTRYENITFNCCNHCQGELIAL, from the exons ATGACTACTCTTGAAAGCTTAGAAACCAAAGTCATCCTTACTTCATCCCCAATCCGAGGAGCGGGAGATGGAATGGAAACTGAGGAGCCACCTAAATCTATTGAAGTTACTCCTGGAATCCAACCTATAACACATCACATCCTTCAGAGTCCACGAAAGAAAGCAGTCCCTTCAGAGAGCCCAGGAGTTCTTCAGCTAGGGAAGATTCTTGCTGAAAAAGCCGTGGAAGTTGAAGCTGTAAGAATATTAGTTCCCAAAGCCGCTATAAGCCATAGTATCC TAAAAAATGCAAAGGTTATGTCTCTGGGACATCATAAAGGAGAACTCCTTGGCCAGCCAGAGGGAGTCATAGAACCCAGAAACGAACTGTCCGAGGTAAAGAATACATTGGAAAAGCTCAAGAACTCTGAAAGGAGATTGCTACAGGACAAAGAAGGCCTTTCAAATCAGCTCAGAGTACAGTCAGAGGTCAATCCTGAGTTAAAAAAGCTGCTGGTGGCTTCTGTTGGGGATGACCTTCAGTATCACTTTGAATGTGTAGCCCGTGAGAAAAATCagcttattttagaaaatgaagccCTGGGTCAAaacactgctcagctttctgaacAGTTAGAACGGATGTCGATACAGTGTGATGTGCGGCGAAGTAAATTCCTCGCAAGCAGGGTTATGGCAGATGAGTTAACCAACTCCAGAGCAGTTCTGTAGCATCAGAACCGTGATGCACAGAGCGCTATACAAGATCTCCTGAGTGAATGGGAACAGTTTCGTCAGGAAATGATAGCTACGCAGAAGTTGCTGGAGGAGCTCTTGGTCTCTTTGCAGTGGGGAAGGGAGCAAACTTACTACCCTAGCGGGCAACCTCACAGCATGGCAGAACTGGCATTAACAAATCACAAGTTGGCAAAAGCAGTAAATTCTCATCTTCTGGGAAATGTTGGCACTAATGGTCAAAAAAAGGTTCCATCAACAGTTGAATTCTGCAGTACTCCAGCAGAAAAAATCGCTGAAACGGTTCTACGCATTTTGGATCCAGTTACATGTACAGAAAGCTCACCTGATAATCCATTTTCTGAGTCTTCACCAACCATCTTACTtgctacaaagaaaaatattggacGATTTCATCCTTATACAAGATATGAAAATATAACTTTCAATTGCTGCAATCACTGCCAGGGAGAACTTATTGCCCTTTAA